In one Micromonospora polyrhachis genomic region, the following are encoded:
- a CDS encoding ABC transporter ATP-binding protein: MAERNAVPDLASLQQRAAEQAAARAGGADRLRGHIVCDGLVRIFKTEGVEVVALQGLDLVIDRGELLAIVGASGSGKSTLLNILSGLDTPTAGIARVADFDLLTMSTKSRLRYRRHTVGFVWQQTGRNLLPYLTAVENVELPMQLAGRRSRRVRRERARELLDLVGVGYCADRRPGQLSGGEQQRCAVAVAVANDPEVLFADEPTGELDEATGAEVFGALQMINAELGVTVVVVTHDHAVADHVRRTVAIRDGRTASEVRRTARTAADGSTELVSEEYAVLDRTGRLQLPAAFVDALSLRDRVRLNLEPDHVEVRPGQRDDVRPGERNETTA; the protein is encoded by the coding sequence ATCGCTGAGCGAAATGCCGTACCCGATCTCGCCTCTCTACAGCAGCGCGCGGCGGAGCAGGCCGCGGCGCGGGCCGGCGGGGCCGACCGGCTGCGGGGACACATCGTCTGCGACGGCCTGGTGCGGATATTCAAGACCGAGGGGGTGGAGGTGGTCGCCCTTCAGGGGCTCGACCTGGTGATCGACCGGGGTGAGTTGTTGGCCATCGTGGGTGCCTCCGGATCGGGCAAGTCGACGCTGCTCAACATCCTCTCCGGCCTGGACACCCCCACCGCCGGGATCGCCCGGGTGGCCGACTTCGATCTGCTCACCATGTCCACCAAGAGCCGACTGCGCTACCGGCGGCACACCGTCGGGTTCGTCTGGCAGCAGACCGGCCGAAACCTGCTGCCCTACCTGACGGCGGTGGAGAACGTCGAACTGCCGATGCAACTGGCTGGCCGGCGGTCCCGCCGGGTCCGCCGGGAGCGGGCCCGGGAGCTGCTGGACCTGGTCGGCGTGGGCTACTGCGCCGACCGTCGGCCGGGCCAGCTCAGCGGTGGTGAGCAGCAGCGGTGCGCGGTGGCGGTAGCGGTGGCCAACGATCCCGAGGTGCTCTTCGCCGACGAACCCACCGGGGAACTGGACGAGGCGACCGGTGCCGAGGTGTTCGGCGCACTACAGATGATCAATGCGGAGCTGGGGGTCACCGTCGTCGTGGTCACCCACGACCACGCCGTGGCCGACCATGTCCGCCGGACCGTCGCGATCCGCGACGGTCGGACCGCCTCCGAGGTACGCCGTACCGCCCGGACGGCCGCCGACGGCAGCACCGAACTGGTCAGCGAGGAGTACGCGGTGCTCGACCGGACGGGGCGGCTGCAGTTGCCGGCGGCCTTCGTCGACGCGCTGTCGTTGCGCGACCGGGTCCGGCTGAACCTGGAACCCGATCACGTTGAGGTAAGACCCGGTCAGCGGGACGACGTACGACCCGGCGAGCGAAACGAGACAACAGCATGA
- a CDS encoding FtsX-like permease family protein, protein MTGRGGGMGALRRVWAFRGHYLLVAVLAMAVALLVTSVPRIANRLTDQGLREQIAAQTPTSRDITYTMAMPMRGQEGPERLAVLRNQMPPELSRLVGEEWFTAQTPPSVVARLDPDSKGFWTELALRASSGIEAAATIVDGRWPDTNPVSGTPVEVAMAESTAAELGMRVGHRLRTDKAGVPSLDLRIVGLFRPIDPGNGVWDSLPPALRAVPPPGDGQPHTAVVVTNFVRLEALMNVLPTSFEWRYRVDPARFDATRTETLVDALARLDRSLPGDLKVTQGVDRMLREFLAALVSARTVLVIISAGVLATLAGLIGLSAGLIVRRRREEFGLLRARGGGWRSVAGRSLTEALLVVPLAMALGWAVGLAVPGRASGTVWSVALGAVLITAAVPLAVGLSRPSHVQRRQTRGPAGLTRRLTTEISVLVLAVLGTVLLYRRGLTSGAIDPLLVSVPVLLAVAVALVVLRLYPWPVRLFGRLSARGRGTVAFLGLARAGRSVASTPLVVVILAVATTGFCAIARTSIEDGRDRAADHVVPASALLTGDRFAPDTAGELAAVPGVQAVTGLTSQPGQRIVRLDGGVSGLDEVHVLVLDPSAFRRLAAEAGITVELPAALTGAVAGSGPVPALVSPEVAAELSELSGPAAIAVQNRRYPFQVAAVEETFPMIARTSDRFLVLPAQALPSTPDQQLVPTGFLVTGDGYDPAALQQAGAAGQQRYYSSGLGTGRLPGRPAVLTEWSTVRAELAAGGANGLLFFGFGAGVVGGGVLGLLAVAFVVLAGARARGRVLSRLRTMGLSPGQWRGLLLMELAPLLGVSLLTGAAVGTLLPLVLTPVLGLSTFTDGLPVRIGFEPSLLVGIGVFGVLALLVATVLETMINRRMRLGDVLRLGEETP, encoded by the coding sequence ATGACGGGGCGTGGGGGCGGCATGGGCGCGCTACGCCGGGTCTGGGCGTTCCGGGGGCACTACCTGTTGGTGGCGGTGCTCGCGATGGCGGTCGCCCTGTTGGTGACCTCGGTGCCCCGGATCGCCAACCGGCTGACCGACCAGGGACTGCGCGAGCAGATAGCCGCCCAGACACCCACCAGTCGGGACATCACCTACACGATGGCGATGCCGATGCGGGGTCAGGAGGGACCGGAGCGGTTGGCGGTGCTGCGCAACCAGATGCCGCCGGAGCTGAGTCGGCTGGTGGGGGAGGAGTGGTTCACCGCCCAGACCCCGCCGAGCGTGGTCGCGCGACTCGACCCGGACAGCAAGGGTTTCTGGACCGAGCTGGCGCTGCGCGCGTCGAGTGGGATCGAGGCGGCCGCCACTATCGTCGACGGTCGCTGGCCGGACACCAACCCGGTTTCCGGTACGCCGGTCGAGGTGGCGATGGCCGAGAGCACCGCCGCCGAGTTGGGCATGCGGGTCGGGCACCGGTTACGGACAGACAAGGCCGGCGTACCCTCGCTGGACCTGAGGATCGTCGGCCTCTTCCGGCCGATCGATCCGGGCAACGGGGTCTGGGACTCGCTGCCACCCGCCCTGCGGGCGGTCCCGCCACCGGGCGACGGACAGCCCCACACCGCCGTGGTGGTGACCAACTTCGTCCGGCTTGAAGCGTTGATGAACGTCCTGCCGACCAGTTTCGAGTGGCGCTATCGGGTCGACCCGGCCCGGTTCGACGCGACCCGGACCGAAACGTTGGTCGACGCCCTGGCGCGGCTGGACCGCAGCCTGCCGGGCGACCTGAAGGTGACCCAGGGTGTCGACAGGATGCTGCGCGAGTTCCTGGCCGCGCTCGTCTCGGCGCGGACCGTGCTCGTGATCATCTCGGCCGGGGTGCTGGCCACCCTCGCCGGCCTGATCGGGCTATCCGCCGGGTTGATCGTCCGCCGTCGTCGCGAGGAGTTCGGCCTGCTCCGGGCCCGGGGTGGCGGGTGGCGCTCGGTCGCCGGCCGTAGCCTCACCGAAGCGTTACTGGTGGTTCCACTGGCGATGGCGCTCGGCTGGGCGGTGGGGCTCGCTGTACCGGGACGGGCCAGCGGCACGGTCTGGTCCGTCGCACTCGGAGCAGTGTTGATCACGGCCGCCGTACCGCTGGCCGTGGGGTTGAGCCGGCCCAGCCATGTCCAGCGTCGCCAGACGCGCGGGCCGGCCGGGCTGACCCGGCGGTTGACGACGGAGATCTCCGTGCTGGTGCTCGCCGTACTCGGCACCGTCCTGCTCTATCGACGCGGGCTGACCAGCGGAGCCATAGATCCGTTGCTGGTCTCGGTGCCGGTGCTGCTCGCCGTCGCAGTGGCCTTGGTCGTGCTGCGCCTCTATCCCTGGCCGGTACGACTCTTCGGGCGGTTGTCGGCGCGGGGTCGGGGCACCGTCGCCTTCCTCGGCCTGGCCCGGGCCGGACGGTCGGTCGCCAGCACCCCGTTGGTCGTGGTGATCCTCGCGGTGGCCACCACCGGGTTCTGTGCGATCGCCAGGACCTCCATCGAGGACGGCCGGGACCGGGCCGCCGATCATGTGGTGCCGGCCAGTGCGCTGCTCACCGGCGACCGGTTCGCCCCGGACACCGCCGGGGAGTTGGCCGCGGTGCCGGGCGTCCAGGCGGTGACCGGGCTGACCAGCCAGCCGGGGCAGCGGATCGTGCGCCTCGACGGTGGGGTGAGCGGCCTCGACGAGGTGCACGTGCTGGTGCTGGACCCGTCGGCGTTCCGTCGGTTGGCGGCCGAGGCCGGCATCACCGTCGAACTGCCGGCAGCGCTGACCGGGGCGGTTGCCGGATCCGGGCCGGTGCCCGCCCTGGTGTCGCCCGAGGTCGCCGCCGAACTCTCCGAACTGTCCGGACCCGCCGCGATCGCCGTCCAGAACCGGCGGTACCCGTTCCAGGTCGCGGCGGTCGAGGAGACCTTCCCGATGATCGCCCGAACCAGTGATCGGTTCCTGGTGCTACCCGCGCAGGCGTTGCCGTCCACACCGGACCAGCAACTCGTGCCGACCGGCTTCCTGGTCACCGGGGACGGCTACGACCCGGCGGCACTGCAGCAGGCCGGCGCGGCGGGGCAGCAGCGCTACTACAGCAGTGGCCTGGGAACCGGCCGGCTGCCGGGACGTCCCGCGGTACTCACGGAATGGTCCACGGTCCGTGCCGAGTTGGCCGCGGGCGGGGCCAACGGGCTGCTCTTCTTCGGGTTCGGTGCCGGGGTGGTCGGGGGCGGAGTCCTCGGGTTGCTGGCCGTCGCCTTCGTGGTGCTCGCCGGGGCCCGGGCCCGGGGACGGGTGCTGTCCCGGCTGCGGACCATGGGGTTGTCTCCCGGGCAGTGGCGGGGCCTGTTGCTGATGGAGCTCGCTCCACTGCTGGGAGTCTCGCTGCTCACCGGGGCGGCGGTCGGCACGCTGCTGCCGTTGGTGTTGACCCCGGTGCTCGGGTTGTCCACCTTCACCGACGGCCTACCGGTACGGATCGGTTTCGAACCGTCGCTGCTGGTCGGAATCGGAGTCTTCGGCGTACTCGCCCTGCTCGTCGCCACCGTGCTGGAAACCATGATCAACCGTCGGATGCGTCTCGGTGACGTGCTCCGGCTCGGAGAGGAGACACCGTGA